A genomic region of Phragmites australis chromosome 2, lpPhrAust1.1, whole genome shotgun sequence contains the following coding sequences:
- the LOC133896079 gene encoding protein PAL OF QUIRKY-like: MEPATAAGVGGPGSGPGYPDSTESSPRSRGGDSWDESFPSSAVAAGGGGRLRLMCSFGGRIVPRPTDKSLCYLGGETRIVAVDRHASLADVHARLSRSLLGGRPFTLKYQLPNEDLDSLISVSTDEDLDNLVDEYDRIAASSSGGGSSRTSRIRIFLFPAKPESSSLGSLLDDSSKSENWFVDALNSAISGSLDGIPRGISTDSASVNCLLGLEDDSSVHSRGGVPNSGPTEDQRANQQKLPAAAAGRHPHDVQSVPDSLMLDKNSSFGSTSSAPSLSNLPPIRVRPEDRPPDGRVGPPATVEDHFAQMGISEQQMPPAVAYMQPPPQVPIPAMAVPVSSISPSEASSRVFSDDDKSDHGGGGRKPPPPKQEVPPVVDPTNRAVYYNDNSPPSELKRDMQVGTDAGSYRIPVSAADAAAAATQPPAGYFYAQMHAPPPQQQPPQLQPQQQPPQLQPQQPQQPAPQQIVTAGNQHFIHNPTTGTFFPINPYYHHPVPQPAPQPVLQPQQSHSFDPNTGMYYIPNIPMRSNAPRQYSMPPGVQASLPPPTLVDTTPKPTVPIPQIAVKPELQQPGVYRTTVAATPAQVPNAAPGYAGMGYHHVIQSHHHPAQQPVANMAGNFGYEYADPTRAQVYYSQAAAPPTLPAQYQPIVSPDAGQGDIKQNRAS, from the exons ATGGAGCCGGCGACGGCCGCCGGCGTAGGAGGCCCCGGCTCCGGGCCTGGATACCCCGACTCCACGGAGTCCTCTCCGCGCAGCCGGGGCGGCGACTCGTGGGACGAGTCCTTTCCGTCCTCCGCGGtagcggcgggcggcggcgggcggctgCGCCTGATGTGCAGCTTCGGCGGCCGAATCGTCCCGCGGCCAACCGATAAGTCGCTCTGCTACCTGGGCGGGGAGACCCGGATTGTAGCCGTCGACCGGCACGCGTCCCTCGCCGACGTGCACGCGCGCCTCTCGCGGTCGCTGCTCGGGGGCCGCCCCTTCACGCTCAAGTACCAGCTCCCCAACGAGGACCTCGACTCCCTCATCTCCGTCTCCACCGACGAGGACCTCGACAACCTCGTCGACGAGTACGACCgcatcgccgcctcctcctccggcggcggaTCGTCTCGGACCTCCCGGATCCGGATCTTCCTCTTCCCGGCCAAGCCTGAGTCCTCCTCGCTCGGCTCCCTCCTGGATGACTCCTCCAAGTCGGAGAACTGGTTCGTCGACGCCCTCAACAGCGCCATCTCCGGCTCACTCGACGGCATCCCGCGGGGGATCTCCACCGACTCCGCCTCCGTCAACTGCCTCCTCGGCCTCGAGGATGACTCCTCCGTGCACTCCCGCGGCGGGGTGCCCAACTCGGGTCCGACGGAGGACCAGCGCGCCAACCAGCAGAagctcccggccgccgccgctgggaGGCACCCGCACGACGTCCAGTCCGTGCCTGACTCGCTGATGCTGGATAAGAACTCCTCGTTCGGGTCGACCTCCTCGGCGCCGTCGCTATCGAATCTGCCGCCTATACGTGTGCGGCCGGAGGACCGCCCACCGGACGGCCGCGTCGGACCACCTGCCACCGTGGAGGATCACTTCGCGCAGATGGGGATCTCCGAGCAGCAGATGCCGCCTGCTGTGGCATACATGCAGCCGCCCCCGCAGGTGCCGATTCCTGCCATGGCCGTTCCGGTTTCCAGCATCTCGCCCTCTGAGGCGTCTAGCCGAGTGTTCTCGGACGATGACAAGTCCGATCACGGGGGCGGAGGTCGGAAGCCACCGCCTCCAAAGCAGGAGGTTCCACCCGTTGTTGATCCCACCAATAG AGCCGTCTATTACAACGATAACTCTCCTCCAAGCGAATTGAAGCGGGACATGCAGGTGGGAACTGATGCTGGCAGCTATCGCATCCCAGTATCAGCTGCGgatgctgccgctgctgctacACAGCCCCCGGCTGGATATTTCTATGCCCAGATGCATGCGCCTCCGCCGCAGCAGCAACCGCCGCAGCTGCAGCCGCAGCAACAACCACCGCAGCTGCAGCCGCAGCAACCACAGCAGCCAGCTCCACAGCAAATTGTCACTGCAGGAAATCAACATTTCATCCACAACCCAACCACTGGCACCTTCTTTCCAATCAACCCATATTACCACCATCCTGTCCCTCAGCCAGCACCTCAGCCAGTGCTGCAGCCGCAACAGTCACATTCATTCGACCCGAATACCGGCATGTATTACATTCCTAACATTCCTATGCGGTCGAATGCACCTCGGCAATATAGCATGCCTCCTGGTGTGCAAGCAAGTTTGCCACCTCCTACGCTTGTTGACACAACGCCGAAGCCAACCGTGCCGATCCCTCAGATTGCTGTAAAGCCTGAGTTGCAGCAACCTGGTGTTTACCGAACAACAGTCGCTGCCACCCCTGCACAAGTGCCTAATGCAGCACCTGGATATGCCGGGATGGGCTACCATCATGTTATTCAGTCCCACCACCATCCCGCACAGCAACCTGTAGCGAACATGGCAGGCAACTTTGGCTATGAGTATGCTGATCCCACACGTGCACAAGTCTACTACTCACAGGCGGCAGCACCTCCAACATTGCCAGCTCAGTATCAGCCCATTGTCTCGCCCGATGCTGGCCAGGGTGACATTAAGCAGAACCGCGCCTCATAG